GCCATGAACCTTCACTCGGTTCCAGTGTGACATGTGGCTAATTATCCTAGAAATCAGGCCTCGTGATGGGAATCCTTAGGTCAAAGGAGTTCTCGTGACAATGAGCTTTCTGTGGTGTGTCCTTGGGAACCTCGGAAGTCCCAAAGGATGGACAGCCCCACGCTAACAAGCCGCAGGTACCGCGGCTGCCACTGCTGCGCCCTTGGCCTTCTCGGCACTGGGTACCCCCACCTCCTCCGCGGTGGGTCCCGTCTGCCAGAGCTTGAGGCCGGCCTTTGCTATGAAACAGGCTGAGAAGACATGCCAGCCCATGAGTTTTCCGGCACCTTCTCTGAGCATAGTTCAAACTGAACTCTTGCCATCGTGAGCTTCTCGACAGAACTAGCAGCTGTCAAGCTTGACCTTGTCCTCTGCTCTCTGAGGGAACAGACACATGGCCATAAGCAAGAGGAGGAGTAAGGCCTGGGCAGTGCCCAGAGCCAGAAACCCAGGCTCCAGGAGGGAGAGCCGGATCCACTTCCACGTGTAGGTGAGGAAGAGGCCCAGGCCGCTGGCCAGCAGCATGGAGGACGTCGCCAGGAAGCCCCCCGCCAGCCGCCACTCTGCCTCGTTACTGTTGCACCAGgccaggaagaggggcagggggacaaAGAGAGTGAAGACCAGGGCCCCGTACACACCGAGCCTGGCCAGGGCCAGGCCGACCCGCGGCACCCCCAGGGCCTCCAGCTCAGGGAACTGGCGGCACTGGAGGGAGCCGGTGCCCTCGTTCCACAGGCAGAAGTTGTAGAAGCCGATTCTGAGGTTGGGTGAGTCCACGAGGTTGCCGGCCTTCCAGAGGAGAGCGTAGAACAGCAGGAAGATGACCGCCACCGTGACTGTCATGATGCCCAGGAACAGCAGCTGCTTGCCCCGCCTTGGCCTTGGGAGGGTCATCGTCTCCTGCCCTTTTGCAGGCCGCCTTCCGGGGCACCTGAGGGAAGTCACACCCGTGAATGTCCGGCCTCCCTCCCGGTTTCCTCACAAGCTTGCCTTCTCCCTTCTGGAATCCCATAAACACCTGTGGCAGCCTTCCCTCCAACCCCAGCGGGAACAAGAAGTCAGAGGGAGCCTGCAGGCGGGATGCACTTGGTAAGTCACCGTGAGCCCCCTCTCTGGCCTCGTTCAGGAGGAGGGGCTCCCCCCACCTCTGAGTGCCGGAAAGCGGTGAGAATGATGGATGCCCTTTGAACAAAGGCTTTGCTGCCCTTTAAACACCACAAGCCCCTGGAAATGTTTGTGAGGGAGTTTCTCAGATCCTCTCGAGGGTGGGTTTgtctggggtgagggaggaggctcGCCGTCCCTGGGGgcctgaaggaggaggaaggcgCTAGAGGCACAGGGCGGCTGTCAGtcctcagcaccccccccccccccagggggcaGACCCGGCACATCGGAACTTCCAGGTTGGGGTGGGGCACTGGTGTGTTCTAGAAGCCCTGTAGCCTGTTCTAACACAAGCCTGGGGGGGACGAGGTCTGCTAGACTTCTCCGGGAGCTTACCTGCCCTGCTCTGGGAGTCATTACTTGGTGAAGGCAAGAGGCCACCTGCTCATGAAATCACACAGTAGCACTCGCTACCTTTTTAGTGTCTccgatttttttttcctgagaacaGGAATCATAGAAATCTTGGAAAATAAtacgtaaaagaaaaaaatacataaaaaataacctCTTATCCCACCACGTACGTAGAACCACTGTTAATTTCTtaccaatatttttttcctatgcgCTGATGTGTTTTTAAATAGTCACACTGTCGACCACAATGATTTTCTCGCTGAATATTATGCACATTTTTCAAAGCTGTTACATAGTCTGCAAAAACATGTTTAATGGCTGTGTGATAGTTCGTGTCGTAGATTTATCCGTCCCGCCATTAGACagactgtttccattttttactattataagtGACAGTTAAGGAAGATGCTTGTATGATTCTTGGTTGGAATCTGATTTTTCCTTCAGCTAGATATCTAAAGTGGAGCCAGAGGTAGAAATACTTTTGAGTGATCTTACTGCATATTGCCAAATTGATCCGCAGAAAACTTAATTGTAGTCCCCGTAAAATAGCGTACACCATCCTCATCGTATTTGAACAGTCTTTTCACTATGATTTTATTCAGAAGGACTTCTCCAAATTGCTCTTCTACCACAGTAGTCTGCCTGCGATACCTTTGTATTTGTAAAGTTTCCACTACCGAACAAAATAGCCATTTGCATGCCAAAGTGCCACTAGCCTTCCAAGACACAAGGTGCTGGGGACAAAGGACAGAGGGCCATCCTGTCAGTGCACCCAGCCTGGGGCGCCAGGTGGTTTCCTGCAGCCAGCCAGCAGTGGCCCCGGGGAGAGGCTCAGGGGACGTGTCCAGCCCTGGGGGGCGGCTCCCTCGTTCCCTCCGCTGGCTGGAAGGAAGGTGCGTCCCACCACATCCCATCTAGGTTCTGCTAGAACAGGAAGTGCccgagggagaaagagaacaagtgtgAGGGAAGAGGAGATGGGCCCCGCTGAGGGAGAGGGCGCTGCACCAActaccacagactgggcagcttataaaccagacatttatttcccccagctcggggggcgggggcggagaaGTCCAAGACCAAAGGACTGGCTGATTTGGTGTCTGGTGTGCCCCCTTCTTGGTTCGTAGAGGGACATCCTTCCccagtgtcctcacatggtggaagggacaAGGGAGCTGTCTGGggcatctttgtttttttctgggacCTCCTTCACAAGGGCACTGAtttcattcatgagggctctgctctcaacctcatcacctcccaaaggcctcacctcctactGTCATCACCTTGGAGGGTTAGGTTTCAACGTACGAAATTTGAAGGACACAGCGATTCACTCTATAGCAGGTGGCTCCCTTCAGAGGACCTGAGTCAGTGCAGACAATGAGAATAAAGATTTGTCAGCAAGCAACTCCTTTGACCGAGAGCCGGGACAGCACCTTGGGGGGAGGCCGGTGCCCGTCAGAACAGAAACATACACCTGTGCCTTGCAGTGAGGTTTTGAACTCCTGTCGCCACCGTCCACCAAGGGCCTCTGCCCCTGGCTTCTCCTTCAGGGGAGCTCGGCAGGGAAGCGCCGAGGTGGCAGAGAAGAGCCATCCCGCGGAGGCCCTGGGACCTCCCGCTACCCCCTTTGCAACAGCAAGGCTTAGCAGGTATGGAAATGTGTCTTTGGTCCATGCGTTGTGAGAGTAGCATAGCCGAAGTTCTAGCTGGCCCAGCCCGCGGTGCCGGAACATCCCCGGCAGTAGGTGTTCTGTACGGTTTTCGTATTTCACAAATACTTGTAAAAACCTGTATCTACGTTTTTAGTGGGTTTAGGTGTTTCAGGGTGCGGGATGGATTTCCAGGGCTGGAACCCCGATTTGTGCGCGTGTGCCGTAGCAGATGAGCTTTAACTTGCCTCCGTTGGTTGGGAGTGCGGGTGGCCTTACGTGGATGTTCTCTCTTCTTGCCCCTATTTCAGGCCTGTTACAGTTGGGTTCAAAAAAATCgctatttttaagcatttttgacTTGAAGACAGAGCCAGGTTCAAAAGGCGTGGCGGCCTGAGGACATCGTATCAGCCAACTCTGGCTGTGGCTCCCAGGCGACCGGCCTTTGTTTTTGACTTCCTGCCTTTCTCTCAACTGCCCTTTGGGAGGGTTTCAGTagagagtgaaacaaaataaaaccggACCTGGAAAGCCCAGGAGCACAGATATGGGGAAGGTGGTCGCCCCTGgttccccttcttctcccccgTCTTTATAGGCACAGAATTCAGCTCCAACGCCTGGAGCTTGGGGCTCAGTGCCACTGGGCAACTTTGAACTTGTACTGGCAGTTAATTCTCCTAGGGGGCGCCTGCTCCCGGTGCTCTCCACTCTGGCTGTGCTCAGGCGGCCCCCAACCCCAtctgccctctctctcagtctccctGAAACTCCTGAGGTcttgccctgccccctgcctccaaACCCTACTGATCCCTGCCCCCTTTATCCACTTGGCCGTCCATCTTATCCCCTGAACggtgcctgacacacagaagGAACTTCttgttaagaaagaagaaaggaagaggggggagagagagagaaagaatgaaagatggaaggaaggaaagaaagaaaaataaagaaaaagtaaagccaAGCCCTGTGGTACCCCTCAGTTATTGCACATGTACATCTTGTGTGCGTGTCCTGACAAGCCAGCAGGCTTCCTGAGGCGAGGGGCCGTGTTTTGTGTGTCAGACACACTCAGCACGGCGCTGGGCTGGCTGCTCCCCGTGTCCCGTCAGACATCCGGACAGACTTCAGGACCTCAGGGACCGAGAGGCTGGAGGCTGGTCGCAGCTTCTTCGTCTAAACATTTCGTAGCGGATGCCTCTGGACGTTCCGTTGGAAAATCCTGTGGCGCTCTTCTCTGTTGTCCTAAGAGCCCACCCTGGCTTTCGTGGCTTTTGACAATCCGCATAATCTCGTTCTCACCACCACGAGCTTTTGAATTCCCTTTCATGACGAGCCTTGCCTCCTTCAGAGGGTGAACCAGCAGGCTGCTGCGTCACTGCTGCCATTTTTAGCTGAACTTTTTCCTGTTTATAAGAAAGCCACACGTGATGATGgtagaaaagtggaaaaatatgtGAGTGACCAAAACTCATCTGTGACTTTGGGTTGTAGAAACCACCACTCTCAATGTGTTTCCTTCCGTCATGTTGTTTTACACGGTCAGGCTCATGCGAATATATGTGTTTGCATCCCGCTTTGTCAACATCATTACGGCGT
This DNA window, taken from Neofelis nebulosa isolate mNeoNeb1 chromosome 4, mNeoNeb1.pri, whole genome shotgun sequence, encodes the following:
- the TMEM140 gene encoding transmembrane protein 140, whose amino-acid sequence is MTLPRPRRGKQLLFLGIMTVTVAVIFLLFYALLWKAGNLVDSPNLRIGFYNFCLWNEGTGSLQCRQFPELEALGVPRVGLALARLGVYGALVFTLFVPLPLFLAWCNSNEAEWRLAGGFLATSSMLLASGLGLFLTYTWKWIRLSLLEPGFLALGTAQALLLLLLMAMCLFPQRAEDKVKLDSC